The following nucleotide sequence is from Ailuropoda melanoleuca isolate Jingjing chromosome 12, ASM200744v2, whole genome shotgun sequence.
ACTTCCACAGGTTGGCCCTCCACGCCCACCCCAGAGGGGCTTCTAGTCCTGGAGGCACCCTAGgcaccctggcccagcccctgggAGAAGGCACTGTAACAGGCAAGGAGGGGggctgactgagcccccccagagTAACAGCCTggaggagtggggatggggggctggAGCCCTGGCCCTAGTATTTTGGAGGGAGCTGACTGGGGAAGGAGGGTAACGTCCTGCCGCTCCCTGGGCCCCCCAGAGTGGTGCTGCCCCTCAGGGTCGTTGAGGTTGGGGTCGGGGGACGAGCAGGCCTCACTTCTCAAAGTGGTCCAGGGGGTAGTGCTCCCCGTAGGTCTGGAGGTGCCGGGCCAGGGCCTCCTGCTGCTTGCGGAGCTGGGCGGGCATCTCCTGGTACACGTCAGAGAAGAGCAGGCTGGGGTTGGGCTTCGGCTTCCGCTCCGCCTGCTCAAAGGCCTCCATCACCTGGGGGAGGTGGGACAGTAGACACGCAGCCGGCCCCCCATCCCCTACCTCTGGGAAGCCCCCAAGCCCGGCCTCTCCTCTCCTGCAAGGTCGGCGCTGCGCTAAACGCAGGAATTGGTGCAGCCTCTCAGCAGAACCAGGCAGCAGGCAGCTCAGAGGCGAAGAAACCGAGGCGAGGAAGGAGGGCCCAAGCCAGGGGGTCCTTCCCACTGGGCGCACAGGCCGGGGCTCCCGGCTGGCCGAGGAGGGTGGGACACACACCGCGCATGGATTAGGTCACCTCAACCCTGCCCACCTTCGGAGGATACCCCGCATGTCCTTCCTCAGACAGGAGGGTGTGGAGGGCAGGCAGCATGCTGAGGACGTGGCTAGGATCCGGCAAAGGCACGTGCCCAGGTCTCCCAGCTCCGTGTCCCCCAATCCTCCCAGGCTTCTCTGCCACGCACTGCCCTGGACCACGCCCCCCCGGGGCATGGGTTTCCAACAGAGGGAGGCCCCCACCTTCTTGCGGGATTGCTTCCTCCAGGCCTTCTCCTGCTCGTCGTCCCACCAGCCCCGGCTCTGCAGGTAATGGCGCAGCCGGGAGATGGGGTGGTCCTGCTTGTCCCAGTAATTGACCTCGTCCACCGAGCGGTAGGCTGAGCTGTCATCACTAGTGCTGTGGTGCCCGATCCTGCGGGTGGAGGGGGCCCAGGGTCAGGTGGGAGCCCCCAGCAGAAGgtcaggagggagggggcagaccAGGGGAGAAGGGTGGCGATGGAATAAAGGCCACGAAGGGGATCCGATATGGGGGATGGGGTCGTGTTCTGGGGACAGTGACCCATGCAGGGGAGGTGGGGTCAAGGCCTCAGGGAAGGATGCAGGAGGCAGGCACCTGTAGGTCATGGCCTCGATGAGGAAGGGCTGGTTCTCCGCCACCGCCCGCCGCCGGGCCTCCTTGGTGGCGTTGTACACGGCAAACACGTCGTTGCCATCCACACGGATGGACATGATGCCATAGCCCGGGCCTCGGGCAGCtgtggggacagagaggcaggTTGGGCCTGGGGGCTCAGATGAGGACCACGAGCAGAGAGcggggagagggaaggcaggagaggggagacagCAAAGCAGCATTCCTGCGACCCCTCTGCTGCAGGCACCGCAGGGAaaggactggggggggggagcaagcAGGCAGACTGGGGAGTGGCCCTCAGGGACCCTACCTATGCCGTCCCCGCGGTACTGCTCCGACGTGGGCGTGGAGATGGCATAGCCGTTGTTGCGGCAGAAGAAGATGATGGGGCACTCGAGGGTGGCAGCGAAGTTGAAGCCGGCGTGCGCATCCCCCTCGCTGGCCGCCCCCTCCCCGAAGTAGCAGATGACCACCCTGTTGGCGTTGGCCCGCTTGGCCGCGTAGGCCGCCCCCACCGCTGCAGGGGGAGGAGCGCTTGAGTAGGAGCAGAGCCACACGCCTTCCCCACCGGCTCtgccctctcgctctgccccacAACCTGCCTCAGCCGCCCACCCCCAGCGGAtggccactccccacccccttgccgAGCTGTGCAACCTGAACACTTGGGCGGCCTCCTCTGACTCCCCGCCACTCCCCGCACCTCTTCCACCTTCAAAACTCCCTAGAATCTGACCCCGTGTCCCAGTCAGTCTGCTCGCCCAGTCACGGCTCACCTGAGCTCCCAGCAGCTTCCTCACTGGCCCCCTGCTCCTCCCGCCCCACCTGTTACCCTGGGACAGCCAGAGGCCAgttgaaatggttaaaatgtgAACCAGGCTGACATTCCGGCCCAGCGCCTCTCTCCCCTGTGGCTCCCGCTGCCCTCAGACTCCCCTGGATCTGCGGCCTTTCTGCGCCTGAGTCCCTCCTGGCCCCCCTCCCACGTTCCACACCTGCCACGGGCTCCCCCACCCCTCGAGCCAGCAAGCAGGCACTTGCTTCAAGACCCCACGTGGCGCCCTCCCGGGCTCCTGGTCCTACTGCAATGTCATCTGTGATGCAACCCCCCCTTCCTCCATCACACGTGCCCTCAGGACTGCTTACCCCCGACCCGTTCCCCCACTCCCCGTGCTCCTGCTGCATGcttcctgtctgtctcctccacttgGAGGAGGGATGAGATGTTCGTCCCTTGCTCACTGCGCCTAGCATGGCTCCCACATGGCAGGGACTCCATACACTTGCCCACTGAGCAGCTTAATGGTCACTAAATGGACGGTAAGGGCCAGGGCCCAGCCTTCCGGAAATCTTACCTACCCTCAGGCAACATGCCACCTCCTCTCACCTGCCCGCCTCCCACCTCCGAAGCGCAAACAGCTCCTCGTTCAGGCACTACGAGCTGTAACGCGTACAGGCCTCACAACCAGCACGCTGCTCAGCGCCACGGACACAGCAACGCGTGTATCTTGGCAGCCGTGGGGCAGAGAGAGTCGGAGCCCAGCCTGGCCCTCAACAGGACTGCAGGGTCCAGAGGGCAGGGAGCGAGGTCAGGTTCTGGGGTCTCCGTGCCACATGGGTGCGGGTCTAGCCCGAGGGGTCTGCTTCCCAAGCTGTCACTTTTGAGAAAAGCAACTCTAACTGCTCTAGGGACTGTGGGCTTCCAGAGTGAGCTTCGAGGGAGTGAGACTCCGAGGTCTGAGGCAGAGCACGGTCGGGGGCAAgaacccagctctgcccaggGACCCTTTGCGAGGAAGCTGGTACCCGCTCAGTCATGTGCAGTGCTGTGTTGATGAGCGGACAAACGGGATGGACAGTTTGGGAACAAGAGCGTGGTCACGCCAGCTCCAGCCTGCCAAACCAGAGCCCCCCTCTGGACACCCCCAGACGAGAGGGGTCTGACAATGTAAAGTCTGGAGCCTGCTCCAGCACTCTGACCCCGGCACCCACCGGGAAGCCCCGGGAAGGGCAGGGATGGAGAAGGGCTGGGGGGCACAGCGGAGGACGCTGGTCCGCGAGCCCCAGGCCCGAGTCCTCACCCTGCGGGATCTGTGTGGCCAGCGGAGAGGAGATGGTGACAAAGTGGCGCTCCCTGCAGCCGTAGTGCACGGGCATCTGGCGGCCCTTGCCCAGGTCACTGACGTTGCCGTAGCACTGGGCCATGAACAGCTCCAGGGGGTAGTCCCGGTACATGAGCAcacctggggggagaggggcccgCGTGAGCCGTGGCCGGGGTGCAGGTCCAGACCGCCCCCTGGGTGTCCCGGGGCGAGGCCCCTGGCACCCAGCCTCCGTGTCCCTGTGGGTCGCATAAAGGAACTGGACTCGAGCAGCGGCGGCAGATTCAGAGGCTCACAGGGACCAGGCAGGGGGGCAGACCAGAGAGCTCGGGCCTGTCCCGAAAGGGAGGCCCCTGTTCCAAACACCCAACTGCTGCTCGGGATGGCCGTCGGCCGCTTCTTCAAAAGAAGGCAAAATCtggctcacttcttttttttttttaaatgagaaactaCCTGATGCTGATGTTTCAACTCATGCAACTACTTCAAAAATCATCATACGAACCAAATAAAACTAAGGGCCGCCAGCTCACAACTTCTGATCTAGAGAGACAACATCCGAACCTGCTTACGGCTGTAAAATCCTTTCTTCAAACAAAACCTCACCACCACATGGAACCGCGCTGGGTGAAGGGGGCCCTGCCTGTTGGGTCAGAGGACAGGAGGGGGTTAAGGTGGTCCTAGGACGAGCAACGACCCGCCCCGGGTCGCCTGAAAAGGGGGACGATCGTCACACCCACACCTGAGGGGCAGTGCGGGGGGGTTCGAGGACACCCGTGGAAGCATCTAGAACCTGAGCACAGCAGAGTGGCAGCTGGCTGGTGCAGGCGTTTCCAAATCTCTTCCTTTACTAGAGAACTCTTTCTTCACACGATGGTGTAATGGGGGTCACACCGCACAGGAGCCACATTTTGTGTGGGCTGTGCACACGGTCCCTAAGTCACGGCAATATGAGTGTAAAGTTTGGTGCCAGGCGCCTTTCTTCTGAGCCCCTTCCAGAAAGTAACTtgattaatcctcacaacaacctccCGAGGGAGGGGGGATTATtctccccatttacagatgaggacactgaaggaGGAGAGCTCCCAGAGCCGGCAGTGGCGGGGGGTCTGTTCACTGGCTAACGGGGTGCCACTGCCAAGACAACCCCCGCAGGCGGTGGGCGCTGCCCGGACAACTGGCTCCTGGGCACACGCTGGAATTGGGAGTTGGGGTGAGGGGTGCTGGGTAGGGCTTCAGCCTTGGCCTCTCATAGAACCAGCCGGGGAATGTCCTGTCACgtcacacccccccaccccaccccaccccacNACCACacccacaccacaccacaccacaccacaccacaccacaccacaccacaccacacacacacacggagtggCCTCATCGCACATCACACAGATCAAAGGGGAGGTACTCCGGGTGATGCGGGAAAGGCGGGCCACGTGGAGGGGGCTGCCTCACAGTGCGGTTCGCAGTCCATCACATGAGAATCGGCGGCGGCAGGGATGGTGCAAACACAGAGTCCTGGCCGGGGCTCAGGCAGCTCTGACGCGTCCCAGGAAACCGCAGGCCCTGTGGCAACTACTGCTCTAGATGGAAATGTGTGGCCTCTGAGCTCCTTCTGACGCGTGTCCCTTCCTGCTGGTGCCACGGTCGGCACTCCACGCACATCCTCGGTTTATATCACATGGCCCGGCATGGGCACCAGCACAGGGGCTGCCTTGGGGAGACCCTGCTCCACCCCGCAGGAGGCAAATGGCCTGGGCCCCCGGGACCTAAGCTCCTGGGCTGCCGGCCGCCTGGCTAAGACGgacacagggctgctgggaggctcCTTCCTCCAGTAGGGTCGGGGCAGGGAAAACGGGGTGGCGCCTCCACCGCTTCCAGCACTTAGGACAGCACCTTGGCCTTGAAGAGCTCAGCGAGGGCCGGCTATTGTTCTGAGCGCCCAGGTTCTCTGCACTCCGTAGGTGGGGACtgagaggggagcaggggcctTGTCAAGGCCAGGCACCGGTCTCACAGCTCCCACCTCTCTGGGGGGCCCAGACACAGGGACTTCTGCAAGGCCAGCCCACGTGTGGAGAGCCCGGCAGCTGCCCAGGACTCCAAGCCCCCCCAATCGTCCTGCCTGGAGTCCTCACCGGAGAGGCCCCTTCTGCCAAAACAGGCAGGAGGCGCTCAGCAAACCTGGCAGGGGCTGGGCCTACAGCCCAATGTCTGGGGACACCCAATACACAGGACATCTGTCCCCCTAGGGCGTGGGGGATGGGAATCGGGTGCAGCGGGCACAGGAGCAGACTGTCCAAGATGCCACGCTGGTCCAGGGACCCGCCCGCCTGGCCAGCCTGTCCCCTGCTGAAGAGTCATCTCAGGTGGGAGCACCGCCCCCCAGCACATCGCCTCCAGCTCTGAGCGCTTGCccagtgccaggccctgtgctgcaGGCTTTGCGTCCCCCACCCCGTGATTCCTCCGTGCTCATCGGCCTGTTTCACACCTCGTCTCGGACGCTGCTGTCCTGTCACTCCCTCACTCAGAAGGGGCTGGCCCCGGCTGCCACTGCCAGGCCCTCCCATTTGCTCTGCTCCCCGAAGGACACGGCACCCGGAGAGGCCAGGGGACCCTGGAGCCCCAGGCTCTGGATTGGGATCCCCATGTGGGCCCACCTGGGGCCAGCCCCACCCTGACTGCATGCTGCTAGCACTCCCAGGGCAGGGGTTCCAGTGCCATCATCAGCTCCGTGTTGGAAACCAGAAAACAGATGCTCACAGAAGAGAAGCAACTTGTCCCAAACCTGCCAACTGGCAGCCAGCAGAGCACGAGTGGCCACAAGGACAGGCTCTTCCCTACAACCCTGCCTGCCTGGCCTCCAGACAGAGGAAGCCCGCCACCACATCCCCCTGGCCTTGGCTTGGCTCTTTCTTGCTCAGAAAGCTCTTCCTGGAAGAGCACGTGGAGTAGCTAACGTGggcctccccttcctgcccagaGTGACTGGGCCTGACCTGCCTCCCCAGGGACCACAGACACAGGCCACGAGCCGGGCAGACATACCTGCCTCCCGGTACTGGCCGAACACCAGGTCCGTGTTGTCCAGCGCTGCTGCACTCCCCACGTGCGTCCCCTCCTCGCCATAGTTGGTCATGTAGAAGGAGATCCGACCCTGGGGGTATAGGAAGGCCCGGAGGCCCAGGCTCGGTTATGCTGGGCAATGACAGGGAACCATCTGGATAACTGGCCAGCTTCTGGAAACTTCTTTCATCACCAGACACGTCCTGGGCTAGGCCAGGCCGGGGTTGCCGCCTTCACGGAGGAACTGCCAGATTGGTGAGAGCCGGGTGACGGGAATGTGTGACGGGAGGCCAAGGTGCGTGCCCAGCCCACCAGAGAGGGCGTCAGGGAGAAATGCCCAAGCCGGGCAAAGCTTGGGATAGATGCAGGTTTTCGGGCAAAGGGAACAGTCAAGGCCACAAAGCCAGAATAGCTGGGACAGAAAGTGGGAAGGGTGGGGACAGACAAGGCGGCAGAAGCAGTACCCAGTAACGCAGTGAATGACACACTGGGACTTTACCTTGGGAACTGCACCCACAGCTCTCTCCGGGGAGCCACATTTTAGAAATGGCTGGCAGTCACGTGGGAAATGGATGGTGGAGACAGGACTGAGTGCAGCCCGCCAGGTAAGAGGGGGTGGTGGCCTGGCCTGGTCgtggcaggaggcaggcagaggaacgGAGGGGAGCGGCTTAAGCAGAGTCAGAGTGCCAGGGAGCGGAAGGCCCTTGCTGGCTGGCCACACCAGTGCCCTGGCC
It contains:
- the BCKDHA gene encoding 2-oxoisovalerate dehydrogenase subunit alpha, mitochondrial isoform X4; the encoded protein is MAVAAAAARVWGSSRGLGRTGLLLLRRPGARGLARSLPRRQEQQHFPSLDDKPQFPGASAEFIDKLEFIQPNVISGIPVYRVMDRQGQIINPSEDPHLPQEKVLKFYRSMTLLNTMDRILYESQRQGRISFYMTNYGEEGTHVGSAAALDNTDLVFGQYREAGVLMYRDYPLELFMAQCYGNVSDLGKGRQMPVHYGCRERHFVTISSPLATQIPQAVGAAYAAKRANANRVVICYFGEGAASEGDAHAGFNFAATLECPIIFFCRNNGYAISTPTSEQYRGDGIAARGPGYGIMSIRVDGNDVFAVYNATKEARRRAVAENQPFLIEAMTYRIGHHSTSDDSSAYRSVDEVNYWDKQDHPISRLRHYLQSRGWWDDEQEKAWRKQSRKKVMEAFEQAERKPKPNPSLLFSDVYQEMPAQLRKQQEALARHLQTYGEHYPLDHFEK
- the BCKDHA gene encoding 2-oxoisovalerate dehydrogenase subunit alpha, mitochondrial isoform X3, whose translation is MAVAAAAARVWGSSRGLGRTGLLLLRRPGARGLARSLPRRQEQQHFPSLDDKPQFPGASAEFIDKLEFIQPNVISGIPVYRVMDRQGQIINPSEDPHLPQEKVLKFYRSMTLLNTMDRILYESQRQGRISFYMTNYGEEGTHVGSAAALDNTDLVFGQYREAGVLMYRDYPLELFMAQCYGNVSDLGKGRQMPVHYGCRERHFVTISSPLATQIPQAVGAAYAAKRANANRVVICYFGEGAASEGDAHAGFNFAATLECPIIFFCRNNGYAISTPTSEQYRGDGIAARGPGYGIMSIRVDGNDVFAVYNATKEARRRAVAENQPFLIEAMTYRIGHHSTSDDSSAYRSVDEVNYWDKQDHPISRLRHYLQSRGWWDDEQEKAWRKQSRKKVMEAFEQAERKPKPNPSLLFSDVYQEMPAQLRKQQEALARHLQTYGEHYPLDHFEKWDKAAVQQSDQEAIRAGPAQ
- the BCKDHA gene encoding 2-oxoisovalerate dehydrogenase subunit alpha, mitochondrial isoform X1; this encodes MAVAAAAARVWGSSRGLGRTGLLLLRRPGARGLARSLPRRQEQQHFPSLDDKPQFPGASAEFIDKLEFIQPNVISGIPVYRVMDRQGQIINPSEDPHLPQEKVLKFYRSMTLLNTMDRILYESQRQGRISFYMTNYGEEGTHVGSAAALDNTDLVFGQYREAGVLMYRDYPLELFMAQCYGNVSDLGKGRQMPVHYGCRERHFVTISSPLATQIPQAVGAAYAAKRANANRVVICYFGEGAASEGDAHAGFNFAATLECPIIFFCRNNGYAISTPTSEQYRGDGIAARGPGYGIMSIRVDGNDVFAVYNATKEARRRAVAENQPFLIEAMTYRIGHHSTSDDSSAYRSVDEVNYWDKQDHPISRLRHYLQSRGWWDDEQEKAWRKQSRKKVMEAFEQAERKPKPNPSLLFSDVYQEMPAQLRKQQEALARHLQTYGEHYPLDHFEKVPLYQSAPSLEHEKIVKTGDSTIITRQPANSNATVFSTTGVAGGSTPSQKAA
- the BCKDHA gene encoding 2-oxoisovalerate dehydrogenase subunit alpha, mitochondrial isoform X5; the protein is MAVAAAAARVWGSSRGLGRTGLLLLRRPGARGLARSLPRRQEQQHFPSLDDKPQFPGASAEFIDKLEFIQPNVISGIPVYRVMDRQGQIINPSEDPHLPQEKVLKFYRSMTLLNTMDRILYESQRQGRISFYMTNYGEEGTHVGSAAALDNTDLVFGQYREAGVLMYRDYPLELFMAQCYGNVSDLGKGRQMPVHYGCRERHFVTISSPLATQIPQAVGAAYAAKRANANRVVICYFGEGAASEGDAHAGFNFAATLECPIIFFCRNNGYAISTPTSEQYRGDGIAARGPGYGIMSIRVDGNDVFAVYNATKEARRRAVAENQPFLIEAMTYRIGHHSTSDDSSAYRSVDEVNYWDKQDHPISRLRHYLQSRGWWDDEQEKAWRKQSRKKEMPAQLRKQQEALARHLQTYGEHYPLDHFEKWDKAAVQQSDQEAIRAGPAQ
- the BCKDHA gene encoding 2-oxoisovalerate dehydrogenase subunit alpha, mitochondrial isoform X2, with amino-acid sequence MAVAAAAARVWGSSRGLGRTGLLLLRRPGARGLARSLPRRQEQQHFPSLDDKPQFPGASAEFIDKLEFIQPNVISGIPVYRVMDRQGQIINPSEDPHLPQEKVLKFYRSMTLLNTMDRILYESQRQGRISFYMTNYGEEGTHVGSAAALDNTDLVFGQYREAGVLMYRDYPLELFMAQCYGNVSDLGKGRQMPVHYGCRERHFVTISSPLATQIPQAVGAAYAAKRANANRVVICYFGEGAASEGDAHAGFNFAATLECPIIFFCRNNGYAISTPTSEQYRGDGIAARGPGYGIMSIRVDGNDVFAVYNATKEARRRAVAENQPFLIEAMTYRIGHHSTSDDSSAYRSVDEVNYWDKQDHPISRLRHYLQSRGWWDDEQEKAWRKQSRKKEMPAQLRKQQEALARHLQTYGEHYPLDHFEKVPLYQSAPSLEHEKIVKTGDSTIITRQPANSNATVFSTTGVAGGSTPSQKAA
- the BCKDHA gene encoding 2-oxoisovalerate dehydrogenase subunit alpha, mitochondrial isoform X6; the protein is MDRQGQIINPSEDPHLPQEKVLKFYRSMTLLNTMDRILYESQRQGRISFYMTNYGEEGTHVGSAAALDNTDLVFGQYREAGVLMYRDYPLELFMAQCYGNVSDLGKGRQMPVHYGCRERHFVTISSPLATQIPQAVGAAYAAKRANANRVVICYFGEGAASEGDAHAGFNFAATLECPIIFFCRNNGYAISTPTSEQYRGDGIAARGPGYGIMSIRVDGNDVFAVYNATKEARRRAVAENQPFLIEAMTYRIGHHSTSDDSSAYRSVDEVNYWDKQDHPISRLRHYLQSRGWWDDEQEKAWRKQSRKKVMEAFEQAERKPKPNPSLLFSDVYQEMPAQLRKQQEALARHLQTYGEHYPLDHFEKVPLYQSAPSLEHEKIVKTGDSTIITRQPANSNATVFSTTGVAGGSTPSQKAA